The region CTTGTTAAACAGCCAGCTGTGAGAATAACTGCATCATAATAACCTACTTGTAATTCTTCAATTAAGTCATCGATCTGATCTTTCAATCTGGTTAATGGCTTATCACCACGAAAACTAATTCCATTGGAATCTAGCGGTCTTTTAGCGATTATAAGTGGTGCATTCAATTCATAAAACGGTTCAATATCAGCCAATGTATAAAATTTAACATCCATCTCATTTGCAAGCCTGTTTCCCAATATGCTTGCAACCCGTTTAACACCATCCATGACAAAATTCTCGACTACAATTAAAACTTTCATTAAAATCAACTCTTTTCATCTAAGTTAATTAACACAATAAATCGAAGTTAAGAAAATTATGCACGGCGTTAACTAATAACGCAAAATTTATGCTCTCAAAAAACATCCAAAAAAAAGTATGCCTTCGACAAGGTCTGGCCTTTATCGATTGCATACTTTTAATTTATTTCTTCGCTAACTCAATTGACTTATCAACCAATACAGATTGAGAATCAGCAATTGGAAAATCATGGTCAGGTGCGATTTCTTGAGCATATGAAAGTTCTGTACATCCTAAAATAACAACCTCTGCCCCACGTTCCTCGATCATTCTCTGCAAAATTACATGAAATAGATCAGCGTCAACTTCATTCTGCGCTTTAATATCGTCAAAAATTAACTCACTAGTCATATCTTGAAGCTCTTGAGTAGGTTTAATTACTTCTAACCCGACTGCTTCCAGCTCACGATCGTAAATCCCATCCGAAGTTGTTCCTGGAGTGCCAATAATTCCCACTTTTTTAACTTCTGGAAAACGTTTTTGAATATCCTTAACCGTTTCGCGAGGCATATGCACGATCGGAATCTCAGTTGCTTTTTGCAGATCGTCGTAAAAATAATGTGCTGTATTACATGCGATTACAAAGAATTTAGGACTTAATTTACTTTGATCTCTTATATCTTCAAGCAAATCTGGATATGGATTTGGTTTCGAATTATCCATCAAGTAAGTAGAACGATCTGGAACACTCGCATGATTAACCAATACATAGTTCAAATAATCTTGATCACGGTGTGCCGGAGTTCGTTTGTTTAGCAGTCTAATATAACTTTCAGTAGCCGGAGTACCCATACCCCCTATGATTGTAAAGAAGTCTTTCATTTGAAATCACCC is a window of Pediococcus claussenii ATCC BAA-344 DNA encoding:
- a CDS encoding aspartate/glutamate racemase family protein, which encodes MKDFFTIIGGMGTPATESYIRLLNKRTPAHRDQDYLNYVLVNHASVPDRSTYLMDNSKPNPYPDLLEDIRDQSKLSPKFFVIACNTAHYFYDDLQKATEIPIVHMPRETVKDIQKRFPEVKKVGIIGTPGTTSDGIYDRELEAVGLEVIKPTQELQDMTSELIFDDIKAQNEVDADLFHVILQRMIEERGAEVVILGCTELSYAQEIAPDHDFPIADSQSVLVDKSIELAKK